A window of Deinococcus radiotolerans contains these coding sequences:
- a CDS encoding M20/M25/M40 family metallo-hydrolase has protein sequence MPLTYLKRIAQTPAPTFHEGRRADLIADLWTGLGYPVERDEVGNVLTRLATPDTEGLPALLLASHLDTVFDEGTDVTVREEGGRLVGPGVGDNSASLAVMTALLRDLRERPLALRRPLWIAANVGEEGLGDLRGAKHLLGQHRAQLGAFLAVDGYLGIAVTRAVGVRRYRAVFIGPGGHSWGDQAPSALHALGRAISALYALHLPTSPRTTLNVGVATGGTSVNSIAGTADLLLDLRSLDGEVLADLDRRAVAALHAAAREAGVKLHLERVGDRPGGDLHGDALLEIVRDASREGRIDLRMASSSTDANAAVPHGLPALAAGVYRGGNAHRTDEWVQASSLVPGLKFLRRVVELYQRRPVR, from the coding sequence ATGCCCCTGACGTACCTCAAACGGATCGCCCAGACGCCCGCCCCGACCTTCCATGAGGGTCGGCGCGCGGACCTGATCGCGGACCTGTGGACTGGCCTGGGCTACCCGGTCGAGCGGGACGAGGTGGGCAACGTCCTGACGCGCCTCGCCACCCCCGACACCGAGGGCCTCCCGGCGCTGCTGCTCGCCTCGCACCTGGATACCGTGTTCGACGAGGGTACGGACGTCACCGTCCGCGAGGAGGGCGGCCGTCTGGTCGGGCCCGGCGTGGGGGACAACAGCGCCAGCCTGGCCGTGATGACGGCGCTGCTGCGCGACCTGCGCGAGCGGCCCCTGGCCCTGCGCCGACCCCTCTGGATCGCCGCGAACGTCGGCGAGGAGGGCCTGGGAGACCTGCGCGGCGCCAAGCACCTGCTGGGGCAGCACCGCGCGCAGCTGGGCGCGTTCCTGGCCGTGGACGGGTACCTGGGCATCGCCGTGACCCGCGCGGTGGGCGTGCGCCGTTACCGCGCGGTGTTCATCGGGCCGGGCGGGCACTCCTGGGGGGATCAGGCACCCAGCGCGCTGCACGCTCTGGGCCGCGCGATCAGCGCCCTGTACGCGCTGCACCTGCCCACCAGTCCGCGCACCACCCTGAATGTCGGCGTGGCCACGGGCGGGACCAGCGTGAACTCGATTGCCGGGACGGCCGACCTGCTCCTTGACCTGCGGTCCCTGGACGGCGAGGTCCTGGCCGACCTGGACCGCCGCGCCGTGGCCGCCCTGCACGCGGCGGCGCGCGAGGCGGGCGTGAAACTGCACCTGGAACGCGTTGGGGACCGACCTGGCGGGGACCTGCACGGGGACGCGCTGCTGGAGATCGTGCGGGACGCCAGCCGCGAGGGCCGCATTGACCTGCGGATGGCGAGCAGCAGCACCGACGCGAACGCCGCCGTCCCGCATGGCCTGCCCGCCCTGGCCGCCGGGGTGTACCGCGGCGGGAACGCGCACCGCACCGACGAGTGGGTGCAGGCCAGCAGCCTCGTGCCGGGCCTGAAGTTCCTGCGGCGGGTCGTGGAACTCTACCAGCGCCGCCCGGTCCGCTGA
- a CDS encoding S41 family peptidase — MNAQHRPLPALSFLRAARTAGLTALLLGAGFAPALAQGVVSPAQDLFNRANQLIQNEYGGLSSVDRPGLTREYQTRLDNVCAPTPDTCAEAKAYPVLEAELTALGDEHSFFQTPEDYRDFRASATGGSRLQFGVKLSALDGQNRVVSEVVPGSAAEDAGLRRGDVLLSIDGQPYTYENLRAAREQGRTITLGATRLEQPLTLTITARESSTVDLPRLSFVPAASGEAAVIRIPTFLSGGGVAQRVHDLVGQAQDRGARGVIVDLRGNTGGSLAECDSSVSAFVPSLTRLARSPDGNARTVVSRGTRLEDGRIAGSVRQPNLWTGPVAVLVDEGSASCSEFFAFEIQYARRGPVLGEQTAGVGNTATRVFPLGEGALQLTILNYAKPDGTPYPVSVTPDVVRAQGEAATRDLIRGQDNLLSAGVEALDSAPTLGLNPFGRP; from the coding sequence ATGAACGCCCAACACCGCCCGCTGCCGGCCCTGTCCTTCCTTCGCGCCGCGCGCACGGCGGGCCTCACGGCGCTGCTGCTGGGCGCCGGGTTCGCGCCCGCCCTGGCGCAGGGCGTCGTGTCGCCCGCGCAGGACCTGTTCAACCGCGCCAACCAGCTCATCCAGAACGAGTACGGGGGGCTGTCCAGCGTGGACCGCCCCGGCCTGACCCGCGAGTACCAGACCCGGCTTGACAACGTGTGCGCGCCCACCCCGGACACCTGCGCCGAGGCGAAGGCGTACCCGGTGCTGGAAGCGGAACTGACCGCGCTGGGCGACGAGCACTCCTTCTTCCAGACGCCCGAGGACTACCGGGACTTCCGCGCCAGCGCCACCGGCGGCAGCCGACTGCAATTCGGCGTGAAACTCAGCGCGCTGGACGGCCAGAACCGCGTGGTCAGCGAGGTCGTGCCCGGCAGCGCCGCCGAGGACGCGGGCCTGCGGCGCGGGGACGTGCTGCTCAGCATTGACGGGCAGCCCTACACCTACGAGAACCTGCGCGCCGCGCGCGAACAGGGCCGCACGATCACGCTGGGCGCCACGCGCCTCGAGCAGCCCCTGACCCTCACCATCACCGCGCGGGAGAGCAGCACCGTGGACCTGCCGCGCCTGAGCTTCGTCCCCGCCGCGTCCGGCGAGGCCGCCGTGATCCGCATCCCCACCTTCCTGTCCGGCGGCGGGGTCGCGCAGCGCGTGCATGACCTGGTCGGGCAGGCGCAGGACCGCGGGGCGCGCGGCGTGATCGTGGACCTGCGCGGCAACACGGGCGGCAGCCTCGCCGAGTGCGACAGTTCGGTCAGTGCCTTCGTCCCCAGCCTGACCCGCCTGGCCCGCAGTCCCGACGGGAACGCCCGCACGGTCGTCAGCCGCGGCACCCGCCTGGAAGACGGCCGCATCGCGGGCAGCGTCCGTCAGCCGAACCTGTGGACCGGGCCGGTCGCGGTGCTGGTGGACGAGGGCAGCGCGTCGTGCAGCGAGTTCTTCGCGTTCGAGATCCAGTACGCCCGGCGTGGCCCGGTGCTGGGCGAGCAGACGGCCGGGGTGGGCAACACCGCCACCCGCGTCTTCCCGCTGGGCGAGGGCGCGCTGCAACTGACGATCCTGAACTACGCCAAGCCCGACGGCACGCCGTACCCCGTGAGTGTCACGCCGGACGTCGTGCGCGCGCAGGGCGAGGCGGCCACCCGCGACCTGATCCGCGGCCAGGACAACCTGCTCAGCGCGGGCGTCGAGGCCCTGGACAGCGCGCCCACCCTGGGCCTGAATCCCTTCGGGCGGCCCTGA